The DNA sequence CGGGCAGCCGGCCCGCCGGCTGGTGGTCGAGCACGAGCAGGCGCCCCGCTGGCCGGTCGAGCCCGAGTTCTTCGCGGAGTTCGCGCACGGCTGTGTGCCACGGCGCCTCACCCGCCTCGCCGGCGCCGCCCGGGATCTCCCAGAACGGCTGGTACGACGGCCGGACGAACAGCACCCGGTCCGCGGTGTCGCGCAGGAGCACACCGGCGGCTGTCCGCTTGCGGTCGAGGGACCGGACGTACTCGTCGAAGGGCAGCAGTTCCACCCAGGCAACCTAACCCGGTTCACCCCACTCCGGCTGCCGGACGCCGTGCAGGCCGCGGTAGGCCGCCCGGGGTGGCGACGACCAGCCCTCGAGCAGGTGCGAAGGCGGTGCGAAGACCTCGACGCCGATGGGCCGGCAGACGTCGATCGGGTCGCGGGCGTCCGGCCCCCACAGCGGGATCGACAGGTCGCCGCCCGGGCACGTCGAGAGCGCGCACAGCAGGTCGATCTCGGCGAAGAACTCGAAGTGGTCGCCCGGGCGGGCCGGGCAGGCCTTCATGAAGTAGCGGTCGTCGTCGGTGAGCCCGGTGCACTGGAAGACGTTCAGCACGTCGTGCACGTCGAACTCGGTCAGCCCGAACGGCGCCACCGCGCGGACCAGGTTCGAGTGGCAGTGGAAGTCGAAGTCCTCGCCGGTGAGCATCCGGTTCACGTACGGGTCGCAGCGGGTGCCGAGCAGGTCGTGCACCCGGCCGCCTTCGCCGTCGACGCCGTAGTTCTCGAGCGTGTCCGCGGTGATGGTGGCCAGCGGGCGCAGGAACGGCAGGGTGGACCAGAGCCGGTCGAACGTGCTGACGTGCGCGCGCTGCAGCTGCCGGGTGCGCGCGGCCCAGAAGCGCTCGCGCGGGTCGTCGGCGTTCCACAGGTTGAGGTCGCCGACCTGAGGGCCGTCGACGGTCCGCAGGCGGCACAGGTGCCCGCGCGGCACCCGCCACGCGCGTCCCGAGCGGATCGGGACCTCGAAGCTCTCGACGAGTTCCCGGCCGGTTTCGCCGGCGAGCCGCTGGTAGAAGGGCCGGTCGACGTCGAGCGCGCCGCCGGCGGTGGGCTGGTAGGCGGGTGGCGGGGAACCCATCGGCGTCTCCCTGGGTCGGCTTCGAGGTGCCCGTCCAGCATGCCTCGCTACGGACGGTGCCCGGTTCGTCGCAATCGACCACTCGTTCGGCGCCTGGGAGGAACGCG is a window from the Amycolatopsis sp. NBC_00355 genome containing:
- a CDS encoding urea carboxylase-associated family protein, coding for MGSPPPAYQPTAGGALDVDRPFYQRLAGETGRELVESFEVPIRSGRAWRVPRGHLCRLRTVDGPQVGDLNLWNADDPRERFWAARTRQLQRAHVSTFDRLWSTLPFLRPLATITADTLENYGVDGEGGRVHDLLGTRCDPYVNRMLTGEDFDFHCHSNLVRAVAPFGLTEFDVHDVLNVFQCTGLTDDDRYFMKACPARPGDHFEFFAEIDLLCALSTCPGGDLSIPLWGPDARDPIDVCRPIGVEVFAPPSHLLEGWSSPPRAAYRGLHGVRQPEWGEPG
- a CDS encoding NUDIX hydrolase; protein product: MELLPFDEYVRSLDRKRTAAGVLLRDTADRVLFVRPSYQPFWEIPGGAGEAGEAPWHTAVRELREELGLDRPAGRLLVLDHQPAGRLPEGLNFVFDGGLVTEDDVARMRFTDDEIVAASLLPLADATPGLQPVLARRVAAALAALRSGDLLLCEDGRPVS